Sequence from the Acomys russatus chromosome 12, mAcoRus1.1, whole genome shotgun sequence genome:
TTACGAGAGATAATTTtagtagaacatttttttttctgtaatggaaataattttactCCTCATTGAAGATTTGTTAGCAAAGCAGAGATGATAGGTTTGGGTTTTTACCCCGCTTCAGTggaaatggaaataaacaaacaagactcTGAAAAAAGTATTTGGCTTAAAACCCTAAGTGGAATTCAAGCAGCAAATTAGGGCAGACTTCTGTGATTCCAATCTTGAAGGAGGCAAAGAGTTGTCACTCGCCCCATTCTCAGGGCAGGCCTTACTAGGGTGAAGCTCCAGCTCCCTAACTGGCTGTTCAAAAGCATTCCGTAATTGTTTATCCAGTGAGGTAATGGTTTCCTTCAAGGAAAGTCTTGTCAATTAGCATAAAACTCCAAGCTTGAAGCAACCCTGGCCCCACATTTCAAACCTTTTTAATTAAACGTAGGACTTTACGGAACATTAGAAACTAAACAGAACAAAAGTGTTTTTCACTCACTCCCTGATAAACACGGCAACAGTTCTGAATTTTCACAAATAACCCGAGCTATTTTTAGGATCGAAACAATGACCTCACTTTCCCAGGCATGTGGCACAGCTGCTCTGACTGCGGGTAGGTCAGGAATGTCTAAAATGCACACGTGGACTCCTGATGAACCTCTGCATCAACGTGGACTTTCTCTAGGGGCTACTATAACAGGGGAGGCCGTGTACAGCAAACACCATGTGTGTGTCCAGCAGCTGGGACTACAGCACGGAAGTCCGTCTTTCTGCTGACAGCATTCCATAGACCCTTTAGAGCCGGAGCAGTTTCTAAATAGAACTAGTGAAAATTAGTGCATTCGGTGGCCTGGTCTCATTTTAGGTGGCAGGAAGAAACGTACAGAAGTTTAAAGTGAGAAGAGATGGCGCAAGTGTGGTCACCTCTGCTATCTTAAGCTATTCAAGTGATGGCAATTCTGCAGGAACTATTTTCCAGGTTGGAAGACAGTCTTCCTCCTGGGAGAGAGCAGCAAGCAGGGGCAGAGGGAACCAATGCTTTGTAAGGCAGCAGGGCGCTGGAAGGAAGAATGCAAGCCAAGCCTGAGGGCGCGTCCCTCATCTACCCTGTGTGAGGGACGCGAGTAAAGCTGTGAGTGAGAAATAAGTTTAAGCGACTACGTATTTTATCACAAAGTTTAATTGTCATTCAGAAAAAATTGAGTGGATAACTTTCTCTGAAAAAATATATTGACTCTGTGTGGGCTACAGTTATTACACAGGAGGGACAAGGCTGTCTGTAAATGACCTTCCTTTCTAGTCGGGTAATGACAGAAAGTCCCATTTCCAGTCTGATCATAAAGGTACATAAGGCCCAGAGTGGCtgagaataaatacaaaacaaggcaaaaagcAGTAAAGCTAGGGCATGCCACGGGTTCTAGGAGAGGAATCTCAGAAATACCCCAAGTGGCAACAGGGAACACTGGGCTGGAATTTGGGCGTCCTCAGTCGTCCTTGTCCTTGGCGCCGTGCTTGAGGATGCGCGTGAACTCGATGTAGTTGAAGTTGCCCTTCTTGTCGATGGGGGCCTCCCGGTAGAGCTCATCCACCTCCTCGTCTGTGAAGCGGTCGCCCATGGTGGTCAGCAGCTCCCTCAGGTAGTCCTCCTGGATGGTGCCTGGACGGGAAGAACTGAGGTCAGAACACCCACACTCAGAGGTGCAGCACGGTGTTTCCACCGCCGAGGATACCCTGGTAGAGACAACCAGACTGTGACATtactgtgctgtctgtctgtctgtccgcccCACTCCTTTTTGTAGCTTGGTCATCACACAAGGCCAAACCTACTGTTCAGGCCAATGTGACAGGTACAGCAGTGTAACTGCCACCTGACATCATTTTCATAAATTACCTTAGAAAACAATGTCACCACTTACAGAGCAGAAGCAGGACCCTGTGTCAGCCCTGATCTCTCTTCCAGCACTGGACATTTCAAAGTAACTTGTACGCACCCTTCATATACCATAGGTGGGAAATGAGGAAACACAGAGGTTTAACCATAATGCAGAAAAGACTGAGGACTTCCTGGTCTGTGAAATGAACTCACTAAGACTACATTTCACACAAAGTGAGCTcaacaacaaagtaaaattagaaaagaaatgccAATCCTGCGTTTTTAACAAAGGTCCCTAAAATCTTAGAAGTGTAGCTCTGTAGAACTGATTTCTAACACCAGCCAGCTCACTTGGTTGGCACAGAAGTTAAGTGTGACTGGCAGTAAGCATACAACTAAAATACATCAACCACGCATTCAGGAGAtagacaagatttttaaaaaaaaactttggtacattgaaagaaagaaaaggcttattGCTTTTAGGAGCCcagaaaaaaattctacaaaaatCACAGTCACATGTACTGTGTGTGCCTCTTTTGTGGTTGAGGGCCATTATGTGGCCATCAGAAGATGGCCGTTCTGTGGGGGTCCTGAATGCTAGAGTGAGACCTGCTTGCATCAGCTGCCTGACAGCCAGTCCAGTCAAGACTAGGCAAGCAGACCGTGTCTTCCTGCTCTGCACACACCTGCTGAGCCACGAGGCAGAGACCTTGGAAAACATGCTTTCTCTTCCACTTCTGCCGAGGCCTGGGCAGTCCTATGTTGACGCTTTTGTCTTTTGAAAGACTTTCTTACTCAGTAGCCCAAACCCCTGATTCCCAACCCAGCCTCCCGAATGCCGGGATCACAGCCTGCAGCGCGCAGCCCACGCTCTGCTCAGGGTCAGCTGTACGCCAGGCAGCAAGCACTAAGTAGGCCGTCTCGTTTCCTCGCCGGCTCCTCCAACAGCCCTGTGAGATGGTCAtatcattacaaaacaaaacagcacctcACCACAGGAAACAGCCTCGAGTGACACAGCTACCGCACAGCACAAGAGGAATGTGAGACCAAGCTCCCCAATCCAGAGTGTAAGCTCTCCTCAGCACATTTCCTGTGCTGTGGTCCGCAGCGGCTTATGAAGTTTCTCTGGTCAGTCACTCATTTAACAGTACAGATAGCCAGGACCTTGGGGAACTAACTTTTAAGTAAGAGAGTACATATGTTTCCAAAGAGGTTTCAAATGTAACCAACGAACCTCTGAAAACTACCAATAGTTAAGGGAGGGGGAAGGCCAGTGGTGAGCACACCAAAAGAAAGCTGTGAAGAAAACCTTCTCCACAAAGTGCTAACTCACCACATTTTAGTTACTATATACTCTGTCACATACCTAAAACATCTGTGTGATTAGGTTACGCCTGACTTACCAATCGCTTCCTCGTCAAAGCAAGCGAAGGCGTTTCTGATGACATCCTCAGGGTCTGTGCCGTTCAACTTCTCTCCAAACATGGTGAGGAACATGGTGAAGTTGATGGGGCCCGGGGCCTCGTTCATCATGGCGTCCAGGTATTCATCGGTTGgattttttcctaaataaaagGAGCTGTATTTGTCATCACACTAGCAAACACATCAACTATTAATCGCAGGAATCAAGACCGTGACCTGGGGGAACCGCCCGGAGATGATATAACGTGTCCTATTCCAGTGAGGCACGAGGGTCATTAGTGCTGCTTTATAATCGGCGTCTCTTCCTTTTTCAAACTcctaccacacacatgcacaaacacagacacacacagccctcCAGTCCAGTCCTGAGACAGGCACAGGAATCTGCATGTGCCCCAGtgggaaacactgtttcaaaattaGTCACTTAGACTAGCTTCATAGAGCCTTAAGAATCATGAAAAACATTAAGGAAATTCTACCCAAAACATCAACATTACAAGCGGACATTACCCATTGAAGCCAGCATGTCGTGCAAGTCCTCCTTGTCGATGAAGCCGTCCCGGTTCTGGTCGATCATGTTGAAGGCCTCTTTGAACTCCTGGATCTGGGACTGGTCAAACATGGCGAACACATTGGATGTTGCCCGCTGAGGGCGCTTCTTGGTGGTCTTGGTCTTTGCCCTTTTGCTCGACATGGTGGCGATTAAATCCTAATTAGGAAAGAATTCAAGGAAAACGAAATCAGCGTCTATGATTACTAAGTATGAATCACAACAGCGATTAACAAAGACTCGCGGTCTGAGGTACTCAGGCAGTAGATGTTTCAGAGCGGTAACAGAACTGGGTTCTAGCTATGCAGGACCATCACCCCGACAAACCGAATGGAAGGGGAGTGAACCCTGAGTCCATTCATTCTTAAAGCTGGAAGACTTTTTTTAAGGACCAACACATTTCCAGTCCCAGTCAACATCAAGTCAAAGCTCACAGCACATTAGCGCACTCCACATTCCTACCACAGAG
This genomic interval carries:
- the LOC127196631 gene encoding myosin regulatory light chain RLC-A isoform X1 — encoded protein: MDLIATMSSKRAKTKTTKKRPQRATSNVFAMFDQSQIQEFKEAFNMIDQNRDGFIDKEDLHDMLASMGKNPTDEYLDAMMNEAPGPINFTMFLTMFGEKLNGTDPEDVIRNAFACFDEEAIGTIQEDYLRELLTTMGDRFTDEEVDELYREAPIDKKGNFNYIEFTRILKHGAKDKDD
- the LOC127196631 gene encoding myosin regulatory light chain RLC-A isoform X4, yielding MSSKRAKTKTTKKRPQRATSNVFAMFDQSQIQEFKEAFNMIDQNRDGFIDKEDLHDMLASMGKNPTDEYLDAMMNEAPGPINFTMFLTMFGEKLNGTDPEDVIRNAFACFDEEAIGTIQEDYLRELLTTMGDRFTDEEVDELYREAPIDKKGNFNYIEFTRILKHGAKDKDD
- the LOC127196631 gene encoding myosin regulatory light chain RLC-A isoform X3; translated protein: MCSPCLTSPRSRSFKEAFNMIDQNRDGFIDKEDLHDMLASMGKNPTDEYLDAMMNEAPGPINFTMFLTMFGEKLNGTDPEDVIRNAFACFDEEAIGTIQEDYLRELLTTMGDRFTDEEVDELYREAPIDKKGNFNYIEFTRILKHGAKDKDD